GAGCGCCGGCGCGCCGTGCGCCGGCCCCGCCGGTGCTTTCGCCTTTGCAGCCTGAAGGGGCACGGCGCAGAGCAGCATGAACGCTGCCAGCAGTCCGGTTGCAAATCGTTTCATAATCCGTTTAGAAGTCTTGGGTGAGGATGATACGGAACGTCGGCGGCCCGTAATTTCCGGCCGCCGTCGCGGCGAACGAGACCGGCGCCGGCGCACCGGTGAGAGGATTGGTCTGCATTGCCCCCTGGACGAGCGGAAGCGGAATGCCGTTGAAGAAGCCGACGTACGGATTGTCGTATGCGCCGGCGAGATTATCGCCGGAAAGCTGTACGCTCGTGCCATGGTCGTTGAGCTTGAAGCGCACGTTTGCAGAGAGCACGAAGAAGGCGGGCTCGTTGAACATGTTGTTGTTGCCGAAGTACTTCAGGCCGACGTTGTAGTATTGGCCGTAGTGCCCGAGCCAACTGACTTCGCCGTAGCCGGACGCATAGGGCACCCGGGCGCCGGCGACACCGTTCGGAGCTCCGGCTATTGCCGTCGCCTGACCGCCGAAATTTACGTTGGGTAGGACCGCGAGGTTCGTGTTGTAGATACACCCCGGCCCCGGCGGCGTGGTGACACCGGTCGACGGGTTCGTCGAGCCGGCGCAATAGAAGTACGGCGGCAGATCGTAGGTGTACGCGCGCTGCAGCGAGCCCTGCAGCCTCCAGCCGAAGCCGTAGAGCGGCACGTGATTCAGCTCGAACTCGATCCCTTGATAGCGCGCGACGCCAAGGTTGGCCGTTTCGTCGACCTCGCACGGCTGGTTGGGACACCCGGTGGCAGCTGCCCCCGTGACGGTCGAGGTCTCGGTGAAAAACATGTCATGCAATTGGGTGAAATAGAGATCGAGCGAGACCGAGGTGGCACGCGCGATGCGGTGGTCCATCCCGAGGTCGTAACTGAAAGCCGTCTCAGCGCTGATGTCACCGTTGTTGGCGTCTTGCACCCAGCCGGCTGCCGGTACGCCGCCGATGATCTGACTCCAGGTCGGACCGCCGGAAGAGACCAGGCTGATGTACGGCGGCGCGACCGAACCGCCCGCCGAAAGCCGATAGATCGTGTCGTTATTCGGTTGCCAGGTCAGCGCCGCACGCGGCTCGTTGTACGAGTGCGAGGAATCGTTCCACGTCGCGCCGCCGGTGATCGAGTAGTGACTGAGATAGTTGAGATCGTAGTCGCCGAAGTTCAGCAGCACCCTCGGCGAAAGCGGAATCTCGCCGCGCAGCGAGAGGGTTTGGAGCACCTGTTTCGATCCGGCGACCGGACTGAAGACAATCAGCCCGACAGACGGCTCGTCCGTCGTCGAGGACGATAACTGCTGCGAGTTGTCGTACGCGAGTGTGAACGTATTTTGGCCGAGCTGCTCCTGGAGTTGAAGCGTCTCGCCGTTCATCCGATCGTTGGTGAAAAAGAGATTCGCTTCGCTGGCGGTCTTGAAGGTGGCGGGCTGGCCGTTGAACGTCGTGTTCACCGGTGCAACTGCCGGTGCACCTCCTCCGGGGAGGCACAACCACCCGTTCGGGTCCGTGCCGCCGGCGGCGGTAGGCGTGCTTGGATCGAACGTCGTGCCGGTCGGGCAAAGCGGAACCGTACCATATGCGCTGCCCAGCGCCACGTCGAGGGGTGTCGACGATCCCGAAACGTCGTAGTTGTTCAACGAGCCGGTGTAGTAGCGCGCGAGCAGCGTGCCCGTCTGGCCGAGCGTCGTGCGGAATTCCCCTTGGAAGAGGTTTTGCTGCTGCCACGAGTACCCAAGACCGTTGAACGAACTCAAGTCGAAGGGAATCTCCGAACCGCACGCAGGGCCGCCGCCCGTACTCGCGCAGTTGTAGGACGTTCCCGTCGCAAACGGATTGCACAACGTCAGCGGGGCGTTTGCGGTGCCGCAGGGTCCGAACGTGAATGCGGGCAGGCCGGTGTCGCCGACCGGCGTGGTGTCATACGCTTGCGAATCCCCGTTTCCGGTGACGGACTGTCCGCCGAGGTAGGAGAGTTTCAGCGAGGTGTTGTTCGAGAAGTTGAAGACGATCTTCGCGAGCTGCGAGGCGGAGTGGAACCCCGTGTCCATCGTATAGCAGCAGCCCGTAAGCGGCTCGTCAAAGATGATTCCCATGCCGTCGTATGGCGCAAAGGCGCTCGGGCCGATACCTTCGCCGACGGGAGTCTCGACGGCGGCAAGCTGCTGGCCGTTGACGTAATATGGGCCGCCCGGAGGGCCGGCGTCGAGCGGCAGCTGCGAGCCGGCGAACCGGAAGTTCTGGAGCGGTCCGGGATAGCCGTCGGTTACGTAACCGGCCGCGTAGCCGATCTTGTGGTTCTTCGTCTCACCCGTCAGCTTGAACCCCGCCGAGATGCCGCCCCACTTGTCGACGCCGTACAACGCCTCGCTTTTATTTTCCGCGGTGGGTTCGAGCGTAATGTAATTCACGGTGCCGTTGATCGCGTAGTTGATCTCAGCCGGCATCGAGCCCGGACCTTTGACCACTTCGACGTCCTGGAGCAGGAACGGGTTGATGAGGTTCGGTGAGAACGTTCCCGCCGAACCGACCGAGACGGGGTGACCGTCGATCAGCGACTCGGTCTCGTACGGCAGGCCGCCGCGAATCTGCGGCGTCTGCGGCGAGGACGGAGAACCACCGTTGCTCGGATTACCGTTTCCCGGGTAGTAGGGCGTGGTGAAGATGCCCGGCGTTTCGTTCAGCACGCTCGTCACTTGCTGTTGCCCTTGATTCTCGAACGTCGCCGCGCTGATCGTACTGATCGCCGCGGTGGAGGTGTTGATCGGCGCCACGCCGGGCGCATTGCTCGAGACGGTGGCGATCGTCTTGAGCGACGAGAACGACGACTGCGCCAGCACCACGTTGAGGGCGATCGTCTCGCCGATGAACGCCGCGACGTTGTCATCGCGGTACGTTGTGAACCCCGCTTTGCTGACGAGAATACTGTACAAGCCCGTCGGGACGTCCGCAAAGGCGAAGTTGCCGGCATTGTCGGTCATCTTCGTGAGGTGCACGACCCCGTTGAGCGCGACGTTTGCGCCGGCGATCGGGGTGCCGTCCTGGCCGTGAACGCTCCCGACGATGGTGCTGGTCGTCGCAGCCGGCGACGGCAGCGGCGAGGCGAGCAGCGATCCGTAGGCAAGTGCGACAAACAGGGCGACTGTACGTCCGAATATATTCCGCATGGCCGCAAGCTCCGTTTCGAGGCGGGTTCCGATAGGATTGCTCGTCTCTTATGCTCCCTTAACGTCGATCCTCCAAAAAATTGTCCTCAAGAGCAAAATTTTGCTGCGTCGGGCAGGGCGTCTTCGCGAAAGCCCCGTAGAGTGCGGCGTACATGCAGCGTGCGGCGATGGTGTTGGTGTTGGTCGCGTTAGCAGTTGCTGGGTGCACAACTCAGCAAGCGGCTCGGCAGCACCTCGCCTCGGGCGCGCTCGTCGCCGCGGTTCAGCAAGAGCCCGAACCGCGTGGGCTCGACCCGCTGCTGCTCGAAGGCATGGACGCCTACATCTACAGCGAGGTTCTCTACTCGTACCTGACGCGCTACGAGCCGGACGGCCGTTCCGTCGGCGATCTCGCAAGCTCGGTTCCCAGCGTGGCCAACGGCGGGGTCTCAGCTGACGGGACGCGCGTAACGTTTCATCTGCGGCACGGCGTTCGCTGGCAGGACGGGACGCCGGTTACGGCACGCGACGTCGTCTTCACGTACCGGGCGGTCATG
The nucleotide sequence above comes from Candidatus Baltobacteraceae bacterium. Encoded proteins:
- a CDS encoding TonB-dependent receptor, coding for MRNIFGRTVALFVALAYGSLLASPLPSPAATTSTIVGSVHGQDGTPIAGANVALNGVVHLTKMTDNAGNFAFADVPTGLYSILVSKAGFTTYRDDNVAAFIGETIALNVVLAQSSFSSLKTIATVSSNAPGVAPINTSTAAISTISAATFENQGQQQVTSVLNETPGIFTTPYYPGNGNPSNGGSPSSPQTPQIRGGLPYETESLIDGHPVSVGSAGTFSPNLINPFLLQDVEVVKGPGSMPAEINYAINGTVNYITLEPTAENKSEALYGVDKWGGISAGFKLTGETKNHKIGYAAGYVTDGYPGPLQNFRFAGSQLPLDAGPPGGPYYVNGQQLAAVETPVGEGIGPSAFAPYDGMGIIFDEPLTGCCYTMDTGFHSASQLAKIVFNFSNNTSLKLSYLGGQSVTGNGDSQAYDTTPVGDTGLPAFTFGPCGTANAPLTLCNPFATGTSYNCASTGGGPACGSEIPFDLSSFNGLGYSWQQQNLFQGEFRTTLGQTGTLLARYYTGSLNNYDVSGSSTPLDVALGSAYGTVPLCPTGTTFDPSTPTAAGGTDPNGWLCLPGGGAPAVAPVNTTFNGQPATFKTASEANLFFTNDRMNGETLQLQEQLGQNTFTLAYDNSQQLSSSTTDEPSVGLIVFSPVAGSKQVLQTLSLRGEIPLSPRVLLNFGDYDLNYLSHYSITGGATWNDSSHSYNEPRAALTWQPNNDTIYRLSAGGSVAPPYISLVSSGGPTWSQIIGGVPAAGWVQDANNGDISAETAFSYDLGMDHRIARATSVSLDLYFTQLHDMFFTETSTVTGAAATGCPNQPCEVDETANLGVARYQGIEFELNHVPLYGFGWRLQGSLQRAYTYDLPPYFYCAGSTNPSTGVTTPPGPGCIYNTNLAVLPNVNFGGQATAIAGAPNGVAGARVPYASGYGEVSWLGHYGQYYNVGLKYFGNNNMFNEPAFFVLSANVRFKLNDHGTSVQLSGDNLAGAYDNPYVGFFNGIPLPLVQGAMQTNPLTGAPAPVSFAATAAGNYGPPTFRIILTQDF